In Fragaria vesca subsp. vesca linkage group LG5, FraVesHawaii_1.0, whole genome shotgun sequence, the genomic stretch AGTTTGTCTCCCCTTATCTTTGTTATGGATATATATGGAGGACTTGCTGATTTTCATGGGTCAAGATCCTCTCATTTCTCGCGAAGCTGGAAAGTTTACTATCTGGCTTATTCCAGCTCTCTTTGCTTATGCAACTCTTCAACCACTCATCAGATACTTTCAAACACAAAGTTTGATAACTCCTATGCTCCTGAGCTCTTGCGCGACCCTTTTGTTCCATATTCCTCTCTGTTGGGTTCTAGTATTCAAGTCTGGACTGGATAACCTTGGAGGGGCATTGGCAATTAGTATTTCATATTGGTTGAATGTGATTTTACTTGTATTGTACATGAAGTACTCTTCAGCTTGTTCACTAACCAGAGCTCCAGTTACTATGGAAGTATTCCATGGAATGAGAGAGTTCTTTTACTTTGCCATCCCTTCTACAGTAATGATATGGTAATTCATATATACTTTTTTTGTCAAGTATTTAGTCTCCCACTTCCTTCATATTAATTTTGATTATTCTTGGTGCATTATGATAAATTTTAGCGTCGAGTGGTGGTCATTTGAGCTGCTTATTTTGCTTTCTGGGCTTCTACCAAATCCAGCTCTTGAAACTTCGGTTCTGTCTGTATGGTATAATTTTTGCTTGCATACAAATATTAAAACCAATGTCCTTTCAATTTGATTTCTTTGTAATACTAATGAAAACAATTCTGCTTGATTTTGTTTTCGGATAGTCTCCAGACCATTTCAACACTTTATGCAATACCTTATGGCTTTGGTGCTGCAGCAAGGTATATTTTCTTAGTACTAATGCACAAGGTAGCTACGTTTGCAAGTAACAACCTATCTTTATCTTTTCTTCCTTTTCTCTTGTGAATTGTGTAGTACTAGAGTTGCAAATGAAATGGGAGCTGGTAACTCAGAAGGCGCTCGTATAGCTGCGCAGGTTGCATTGCTTCTTGCAGTCACAGAGACAAGCATAGAAACAACAACCCTCTTTGCCTTGAGGCATTCGTATGGTTACACATTTAGCAATGAGAAACAAGTCATCGATTACGTCATATCAATGGCGCCTCTAGTGTGTCTGTCTCTTTCACTAGACAGCCTGCAAGGGGTCCTTACAGGTTTGTACATAAGAATCCTGATAAGAAATGAGTTACTTTTTTCATGTTCTAATTCCTAATCAAGTGTTACATATATGCATGGTTGCGTATATACAGGTATTGCTAGAGGATGTGGGTGGCAGCATATAGGGGCTTACATTAACCTTGGATCATTTTATCTTTGTGGAATTCCAGTTGCTGCAATATTGGCTTTCTGGTTAGAGCTGAGAGGGAGAGGCCTTTGGATTGGAATACAACTCGGTTCTTTGGTGCAGACCATATTTCTTTCTTTTGTAACAACTTGTACAAACTGGGAAATGCAGGTATGGTTTATATCTCCAAAACTGTTAATATTGAAGATGGTTTTTGACTGGTGAACTAAATTGATCTTTTATGTTTTGGCCTTTTGTTATTGCAGGCAAGTAAGGCAAGGGAGAGGGTATTCCAGGGAGGCTCATCAGGAGATGTTGGATTCTGCCATTGATGAAGCACATTCCAGAAAGTTATTCAGAAATTGATCTAGCATTAGTGTTAACTGTGTTTAGGAGAGACATTTGAGCTGATAACGCTTATTGGCATTTGGCAATGAACATCTTTGTAAGAATGAAAGTACAGGATGAGTGATGACAATCACAACAAGATAAATAATAATTAAGGACATGATTATGAATTTATGATAGGACGTTCAAATGTGTCATCTTCACTTGGGAACCTTTTGGTGTATAATTTTTTTTGAAAGGCTTAGAGCATTTTTACCAATGCTAGCAATTTTTGAGTTAAATTTTAGTTAAATTAGCAAAAAATGTCATTTTGGCTAGTGACTTTTAAGATATGTCTGCATCAATGCTCTTTACTTTAGCTAGTATTAAATTAATATTATTCTATAAATGAAGATTAAATAGTTTATATGTATTTGTATATCATATTAAATAACTTAAAAAGAATGTATTAAATTATAGCGAGTCACATCTCACTAGCTATGCTAGCTATATTTAGCTAGCGAGATAGCTAAAAGCTAAAATAGCTAAATTTTGGCTAGTCTGCTGGAGCTCCTAAAATACCCAAACAGCTAAACATGCTCTCTAAAATAGCTAAAAAACAAAAATAGAGAGTCTGATAAAGATGCTCTTAGGAATTCATAACAGTTTGGTTTATCCTAGGAAATGAGGAATCTAACAATTCAGTTGATCCTAGGAATCCCACAGTTTGGTTTATGACTAAAACCCCGTCCAAGTAACTTGTCATTCATGATTCCGTTGGAGACCATCATCTCAGCATGAAAAGCCATTAGAGGTCGGAGTCTTTGTAGTTGAAGATGTGGCTCTTCGAGAAGGTTTGCATACACCATTTGTTAACAATTCAAGTTCTTGTTCAAGATATCTTTCAACTGGGTTCGATAGTCTAATGTCATATCTTTCGCGAGGTGTCTAGCAGACTACGCTCATGTGCATCCTCATCCAGCTATTGGATCACTGTCTCCGCCTCTTTTTGTCCTCAACCTTTCATTTAGATCAGCTGGGAGGGTGCGTCTCGAGGTTTTGTGTTTTATTTCCTCGTTTTTGTTTTCAACTGTCCAAAAAAAATAAACGCTGGGGGTTATGATGGCATTTCTAGTTGGGCCGCACTTTGGGCCGTTTTGTATGTGTGTCCTTGTGATAGGTGGTTTGGGCTTCATTGTGAAAGTTTGGCTCATGCAGCTGTCCTGTTCAACTCGTATACGTTGGAGTTGGACTCCCTAGAAGACTGCAGAGAAAACGCAGACCGGTTGTGCCAGAAGACAGAGATTCAGAGGAAAGAAAATGGTGGAGATCGATAGCTGTAACTACATGTGTTCCTTCCAACAAGTCAAGCGGTTGGGTTGCACAAAAACCATCCCATTGGTGCCTGGGTGAGCTTTGTTCTCTCTATCACCGCCAAAAGCTCTAGTCCTTTTGTAATTCTGATCCATATCCACCCTCTTCTTTCTTGGTTTATTCATTTCAAATTTTCAATTATGATTCTTTCATATTTTGGAATTGTATTGCTGTATGTTGGGATGCAAATTAGCCTGTCCATTTTGATATCACATCTGATCATGTCAGCCAAACAATGTAGTGCCAAGACAAATGACTTTCTTTTTTTGAAAGTCCAAGGCAAATGACTTGAAGAATGACAAATGACAACGGCCGGTTTCATATTTTGGACTACTGTGGCCCGTATGGTCCATTTTCTATCACACAGGGATATGCTTTTTTAACAGGAGTCATCAATAGTAGCTCTTCCATTAACTTGATTGTGTCTGGTAATGAATATTACGATTTACGAATCCAGTGATCTTTATTGGCTTTCTGGGTACAACTAGGAGGAAGGGTCCTTTGGATAGGAATCCAAGTTGGTGCTTTTGTGCAAACCATTATGCTTGCTTTTGTTACGACTTGTACAAATTGGGATAAACAGGTCTGCTTCTCAACCACTCATTTTTTGATGATGCTGATCTTGGTGTAATATATATGAGGTTGATCGATAAGGTTGGACTGTGAAACTGAATATTAGTTTTTTTTTCTTTCTTCTTCTTCTTCTTCTTCTTCTTTGTTTCTTTTTATTTGATGTCAGGCTAGTCATGTCATAAGGTCATAAGAGCCCATTAGACTGTGAATGACATATTTAATCATCAATATAGCATTGCTGCTCAAAATGTTGATCAGAATGTACACAGCTACTCCTTTATAAAGCAGCAATGTTATCCTGATCAAA encodes the following:
- the LOC101308876 gene encoding MATE efflux family protein 5-like — translated: MEESLLTLPKEAKDSRNFSSTSATTTLTWAYFFIEVKRQCYIAGPMVAVILSQNLFRVVSMMMVGHLGELALSSTSIAISLSGVTGFSVFIGMASGLETICGQAYGAKQYQKLGLQTYTAIISLNLVCLPLSLLWIYMEDLLIFMGQDPLISREAGKFTIWLIPALFAYATLQPLIRYFQTQSLITPMLLSSCATLLFHIPLCWVLVFKSGLDNLGGALAISISYWLNVILLVLYMKYSSACSLTRAPVTMEVFHGMREFFYFAIPSTVMICVEWWSFELLILLSGLLPNPALETSVLSVCLQTISTLYAIPYGFGAAASTRVANEMGAGNSEGARIAAQVALLLAVTETSIETTTLFALRHSYGYTFSNEKQVIDYVISMAPLVCLSLSLDSLQGVLTGIARGCGWQHIGAYINLGSFYLCGIPVAAILAFWLELRGRGLWIGIQLGSLVQTIFLSFVTTCTNWEMQASKARERVFQGGSSGDVGFCH